In Pseudomonadota bacterium, one genomic interval encodes:
- a CDS encoding Lrp/AsnC family transcriptional regulator: MAMDEFDKKILNMMQEEFPVAQRPFAEVGKPLGLEEKEVIERVRRLKNDGYIRRIGPILERKKLKYVSTLCGVHVDEGKLMDFVDEINKHSGVTHNYERDGDLNIWFTIAAKTSDEIEGFLSDMENKYAIKIYRFPEKKVFKIKTYFPV, translated from the coding sequence ATGGCAATGGATGAATTTGATAAAAAAATATTGAATATGATGCAGGAGGAATTTCCTGTGGCCCAAAGACCCTTTGCCGAAGTGGGGAAGCCCCTTGGCCTGGAAGAGAAAGAGGTGATCGAAAGGGTCAGAAGGTTGAAAAACGATGGCTATATAAGAAGGATAGGCCCTATCCTTGAACGAAAGAAACTCAAGTACGTTAGCACTCTTTGCGGGGTTCACGTGGATGAAGGCAAGCTAATGGACTTTGTAGATGAGATCAATAAACACAGCGGCGTTACCCACAACTACGAGAGGGACGGCGATTTGAATATCTGGTTTACCATTGCTGCAAAAACAAGCGATGAAATTGAAGGTTTCCTTTCAGACATGGAGAATAAGTACGCAATCAAAATTTACCGGTTCCCTGAAAAAAAGGTATTCAAGATAAAAACCTATTTCCCGGTGTGA
- the polA gene encoding DNA polymerase I: MNEVLKNSEIQNPRRVFLVDGHSYLYRAFHATPYMSNSKGIPTNTTYAFISMLKKLLNEEKPDTLIVVFDSKAPSFREEISKAYKAQRPPMPDNLSVQIPYVKMVMEAMGIPVLEQEGFEADDIIGTITEKFREENAQIYIVTGDKDMMQLVSDRVFIRDTMKNLLIGEQEVIEKFGVKPALMTDFLALCGDASDNIPGVPGVGEKTAKELIDSIGSIDEIYERLEEVKKASVKEKLIAGKDLAYMSKELATIRLDVPIGKEVEHLVQKEEDSNALRRIYRELEFTSLYKEIEAKNTKKKASQEIELSSLKRKRVAIVTSFQGKNPYDIHLDGFAAFDNEGVYFSRNEDELVDIIGSAEEIVVHNIKPILLFSLNKTEVLNPFTVHLLPFTFHRFFDTMLASYLLNPLRKDYGIGAIVEEYLDADISPGDARHTLTETVQYLFELKDILTEKMEGLGLATLFRTVEIPLVEVLASMEYAGVKVDRRMLAELSRDFDKRLTGIMKEIYSLSGEPFNINSPQQLSRILFEKLQLLPGKKTKTGYSTDIEVLEKLSLVHPLPKEILEYRTLTKLKGTYVDVLPTLMNPHTGRIHASFNQMVVATGRLSSSDPNLQNIPIRGEEGRKIREAFVPEEGFVLLSSDYSQIELRILAHISQDELLIDAFLKDEDIHTNVAREVFGVQADEVTQEMRRAAKVINFGIVYGMSGYGLSKELGVPQRDAQNYIDEYFVRYKGVKAYIESVLEETRSRGFVRTLLGRVRYIPEINNRDATIRQLGERAAMNTPIQGTAADIIKMAMVNIHRRIKENNLASRLIMQIHDELVFEVKQDELADMEKIVRHEMEHVINLAVPLKVSLGKGRNWTEAHD, from the coding sequence ATGAATGAAGTATTAAAAAACTCTGAAATCCAAAATCCAAGAAGGGTCTTCCTGGTTGACGGCCATTCTTACCTGTACAGGGCCTTCCATGCCACGCCGTATATGTCCAACTCGAAAGGCATACCAACCAATACTACATATGCCTTTATCAGTATGCTGAAGAAACTCCTGAACGAAGAAAAACCGGACACCCTGATTGTAGTATTCGACTCAAAGGCCCCGTCCTTCCGCGAAGAAATCTCGAAGGCATATAAAGCGCAGAGACCTCCCATGCCGGACAACCTTTCTGTCCAGATTCCATATGTAAAGATGGTCATGGAGGCTATGGGCATACCGGTACTTGAACAGGAGGGGTTTGAGGCCGACGATATTATCGGCACCATAACAGAAAAGTTCAGGGAAGAAAATGCACAGATATATATTGTTACAGGCGATAAAGATATGATGCAGCTCGTATCGGACAGGGTCTTTATCCGTGATACGATGAAAAACCTGTTAATAGGGGAGCAGGAAGTAATAGAAAAATTCGGCGTTAAACCCGCCCTTATGACAGACTTTCTGGCATTATGCGGCGACGCCTCGGACAACATACCGGGCGTACCCGGTGTCGGTGAAAAGACGGCGAAAGAACTCATAGACAGCATAGGGTCAATCGACGAGATTTATGAGCGCCTTGAAGAAGTGAAAAAGGCATCGGTAAAAGAGAAACTTATTGCCGGCAAAGACCTGGCCTATATGAGCAAGGAGCTTGCAACGATCAGGCTGGATGTCCCTATAGGCAAGGAGGTTGAGCATCTGGTTCAAAAGGAAGAGGACTCCAATGCCTTAAGGAGAATTTACCGGGAGCTTGAGTTTACTTCGCTCTATAAGGAGATTGAGGCAAAGAACACAAAGAAAAAGGCATCGCAGGAAATAGAACTTTCCTCCTTAAAAAGAAAACGCGTGGCAATTGTTACAAGTTTTCAGGGTAAAAACCCCTATGACATACATTTGGACGGATTTGCTGCATTTGACAATGAAGGAGTGTACTTCTCCCGGAATGAGGATGAGCTGGTTGACATCATAGGCAGTGCAGAAGAGATCGTAGTCCACAATATCAAACCGATTTTACTCTTTTCATTAAATAAAACCGAAGTTTTAAATCCTTTCACCGTTCACCTTTTACCTTTTACCTTTCACCGCTTTTTCGACACCATGCTCGCATCATATCTGCTCAACCCGCTGAGAAAAGACTATGGGATCGGCGCCATAGTAGAGGAGTATCTCGATGCAGATATATCTCCCGGTGATGCAAGACATACCCTTACAGAAACCGTTCAATATCTCTTTGAGCTGAAAGACATACTGACTGAGAAAATGGAAGGGCTGGGCCTGGCAACCCTCTTTCGTACTGTAGAAATACCCCTTGTAGAAGTTCTTGCCAGTATGGAATATGCCGGAGTAAAAGTCGACCGCAGGATGCTTGCCGAACTTTCAAGGGATTTTGACAAAAGGCTTACCGGCATTATGAAGGAGATTTACAGCCTTTCAGGCGAGCCTTTCAACATTAACTCTCCACAGCAGCTTTCCCGCATCCTTTTTGAAAAGTTACAACTTCTGCCCGGTAAAAAAACAAAGACAGGCTATTCAACGGATATAGAGGTCCTTGAGAAACTCTCTTTGGTTCACCCGCTGCCAAAGGAGATTCTCGAATACAGGACCCTTACCAAACTGAAGGGCACATATGTCGATGTCCTGCCCACCCTTATGAACCCTCATACAGGGAGGATCCACGCCTCTTTTAACCAGATGGTCGTTGCCACAGGGAGATTAAGCAGCAGCGATCCGAACCTCCAGAACATCCCCATACGGGGCGAAGAAGGAAGGAAAATACGTGAGGCTTTTGTACCCGAAGAAGGTTTTGTACTCCTTTCCTCGGATTATTCGCAGATAGAGCTGCGGATTCTTGCCCATATCTCGCAGGATGAGCTTTTGATTGATGCCTTTTTGAAGGATGAAGATATCCATACAAATGTAGCACGGGAGGTTTTCGGGGTACAGGCAGACGAGGTGACACAGGAGATGCGGAGGGCTGCAAAGGTGATAAATTTCGGGATAGTTTACGGCATGAGCGGCTACGGACTTTCGAAAGAGCTTGGCGTACCGCAAAGAGATGCCCAAAATTATATAGACGAGTACTTTGTAAGATATAAGGGCGTAAAAGCCTATATCGAGTCAGTGCTGGAAGAGACAAGATCAAGAGGTTTTGTAAGGACACTCCTTGGAAGGGTTCGTTATATACCGGAGATCAATAATCGTGATGCAACAATACGGCAGCTTGGCGAAAGGGCTGCCATGAATACGCCGATCCAGGGCACGGCAGCGGATATCATCAAAATGGCAATGGTGAATATTCACAGAAGGATCAAAGAAAACAACCTTGCCTCAAGGCTCATTATGCAGATTCACGATGAGCTTGTCTTTGAAGTGAAGCAGGATGAGCTTGCTGATATGGAGAAGATCGTAAGACATGAGATGGAGCATGTAATCAACCTTGCCGTACCCCTGAAGGTATCTCTCGGCAAGGGCAGGAACTGGACGGAAGCCCACGATTAG
- a CDS encoding epoxyqueuosine reductase, with protein sequence MNDNLQHIDKGAWIRRIIEDFIQSPENTLGNSSNDRAFDKPIVGYASGDDPIFEELKADIGPFYLTPKEVFEKVYPDAGAQPEELTVISWILPHIKQTKMDNRREKTYPSERWARGKKFGVPVNMKLQNHLIKILGEVGCKAMAPCVPSHWSEQLSEKYGYASTWSERHAAYAAGLGTFGLCDGLITPVGKAMRCGSIVAQITIPPTKIPYKKHTEYCLFLTGGACGLCMTRCPVGAITEKGHDKKKCRTYCDGICTEYAKTHFDLEINVCGLCQTKVPCESGIPKRKTSRGKAT encoded by the coding sequence ATGAACGATAATCTGCAACATATCGACAAAGGAGCATGGATACGGAGGATAATCGAAGACTTTATTCAATCCCCTGAAAATACCCTTGGAAATAGTTCCAACGACAGGGCTTTTGACAAGCCCATCGTAGGATATGCCAGCGGAGATGACCCGATCTTTGAGGAATTGAAAGCAGATATCGGCCCCTTTTACTTAACTCCAAAGGAGGTATTCGAAAAAGTCTATCCCGACGCTGGTGCGCAACCTGAGGAGTTGACTGTCATAAGCTGGATATTGCCTCACATAAAACAGACAAAGATGGATAACAGGAGAGAAAAGACCTACCCTTCTGAGCGGTGGGCAAGAGGAAAAAAGTTCGGCGTTCCCGTAAACATGAAGCTTCAGAATCATCTGATAAAGATATTGGGAGAAGTCGGCTGCAAGGCTATGGCGCCATGCGTCCCGTCCCACTGGTCGGAACAGCTATCCGAGAAATACGGCTATGCCTCGACCTGGTCTGAAAGACATGCTGCATATGCCGCGGGACTTGGTACCTTTGGACTCTGTGACGGACTAATCACGCCTGTAGGCAAGGCAATGAGATGCGGCTCAATTGTGGCGCAAATTACCATCCCCCCTACAAAGATACCTTACAAAAAACATACGGAATACTGCCTTTTTCTGACGGGAGGTGCCTGTGGACTTTGCATGACCCGATGCCCGGTAGGGGCTATTACGGAAAAAGGTCATGATAAGAAGAAATGCAGAACCTACTGTGACGGAATTTGCACCGAATATGCAAAGACACACTTCGATCTTGAAATCAATGTCTGCGGCCTCTGCCAGACAAAAGTCCCATGCGAGTCGGGGATACCTAAAAGGAAAACGAGCCGTGGAAAAGCAACATAG
- a CDS encoding type II toxin-antitoxin system RelE/ParE family toxin: MEIAFLPPAKYELTEAISYFNSQSEGLGYEFAAEIKRTLERIAQYPDAWFKLSSRARRCRTNRFPYGVIYQVRKETLLIVAVMHLSREPETWKLRLKKKEL, from the coding sequence ATGGAAATTGCTTTTCTCCCACCTGCCAAATATGAACTGACTGAAGCTATATCTTATTTCAATTCACAGAGCGAAGGTCTCGGTTATGAGTTTGCTGCGGAAATCAAGAGGACGCTTGAACGAATAGCTCAGTACCCGGACGCATGGTTTAAACTGTCAAGTCGTGCTCGCCGTTGCAGGACCAATAGGTTTCCTTATGGGGTCATCTATCAAGTTAGAAAAGAGACCCTGCTCATCGTTGCGGTTATGCACTTAAGCAGAGAACCGGAAACATGGAAGTTGCGACTCAAAAAGAAAGAGTTATGA
- a CDS encoding addiction module protein encodes MPKHAESILAEALELPPMERAELVENLLSSFEFQSRKFIDTLWAQEAEDRIDAFERNEMTAIPAKNVFAEIEKSK; translated from the coding sequence ATGCCAAAACATGCTGAGAGCATTCTTGCCGAGGCGCTTGAATTGCCGCCAATGGAAAGGGCCGAGTTGGTTGAGAACCTTCTTTCCAGTTTTGAGTTTCAATCGAGAAAATTCATTGATACATTATGGGCTCAAGAAGCAGAAGACCGAATAGATGCATTCGAGCGCAATGAAATGACCGCAATTCCGGCAAAAAACGTATTCGCCGAAATCGAGAAAAGCAAATAA
- a CDS encoding Txe/YoeB family addiction module toxin: protein MVSWQLVFTKQAQKDAKKIAQSGFKLAALKLLDTLSKDPYQNPPPFEKLVGDLSGAYSRRINIQHRLVYQILDDQKTVKIIRMWTHYE from the coding sequence CTGGTGAGTTGGCAACTGGTCTTTACCAAACAGGCTCAGAAAGACGCAAAAAAAATAGCTCAGTCGGGTTTTAAGCTTGCGGCTTTGAAGTTACTTGATACCCTTAGTAAAGACCCTTACCAGAATCCACCTCCTTTCGAGAAACTGGTGGGCGATCTCTCCGGTGCATATTCCCGGAGAATTAACATACAGCATCGGCTGGTCTATCAGATTCTTGATGATCAGAAAACTGTAAAGATTATTCGGATGTGGACACACTATGAATAA
- a CDS encoding type II toxin-antitoxin system Phd/YefM family antitoxin, with amino-acid sequence MTILSASEARRRLYNLVDEVKETHEPVQIVGKRSSAVLISEEDWRAIEETLYLTSIPGMRESIKKGLKTPVEKCAEEPGW; translated from the coding sequence ATGACAATATTATCGGCATCAGAAGCAAGAAGACGGTTATATAACCTGGTCGACGAAGTAAAAGAAACCCACGAACCGGTTCAAATTGTGGGGAAGCGCAGCTCCGCTGTTCTGATCTCGGAGGAAGACTGGCGGGCAATAGAAGAGACTCTTTACCTCACTTCTATTCCCGGCATGCGTGAATCCATCAAGAAAGGTCTTAAAACTCCCGTTGAAAAGTGCGCCGAGGAGCCGGGCTGGTGA